The following proteins are co-located in the Hevea brasiliensis isolate MT/VB/25A 57/8 chromosome 11, ASM3005281v1, whole genome shotgun sequence genome:
- the LOC110672694 gene encoding protein TOPLESS, with the protein MSTLNKELVFLILQFLNEEGFKGAAHMLENETGFYFNMEFFGELILSGSWDEAERYLAGFTKLDDNRCSTKIFFEIRKQKFLEALDKNERAKALDILMKDLKVFTPNNEALFMEMTQLLTLNDIREHDSLSMYGDTESARQILMLEVKKIIEANPLFHDKLKFPSIRSQRLRRLINQGLNWQHIHCTLPQPNPNISTLFVDHVCLPPEDQLLSTSSDNNLLATSMPAPISPASSISTPSTVSHSEISSGAICLGGSTNLDGLKNTNGLSEIFPLETSNKETSAVTHPGESFFNIDNDFSTVIHPDQSIFKIPDDLPKSRQKNNTFESCRQINNTDLPKTVARILNEGSSPMSMDFHPVKQTILLVGTNMGDIGLWEVSSGEKLLSRNFKVWDIGACSMKFKAALLKDPCVSVNCIAWSPEGSLFGAAYSKHMVQIYSYVGANDVQQQMEIDAHVGGVNDLAFSAPEKKHLVITCGDDKMIKVWDVTTGVRMYSFEGHDAAIYSICPHSKEGIHFIFSTSVDGNIKAWLYDNMGARVDYDAPGLGCTSMAYSADDKRLFSCGTSKCGESFLVEWNESEGAIKRIYHGLQKNSLAVVQFDIMKNQFLAAGDEHVIKIWDVDNVDLFSTIDADGGLPANPRIRFNKDGTLLAVFANENRIKILATDCGLQLLHKSENCSVDDSRVLSDTFRKLAINPASTVTCAGVADEALENGDSKSLEAVKYEFTGKADQNLFEMNKRSQCQTLRLPSYIKANKISKLAYNNAGNAILALASNGIHLFWKWQLNDLNMSGKATTEVLPQQWQPKSGPRLMTNDLTDTKYGETLSCFALSKNDSYLMSSSGGKISLFNMVTFKTMLCIRPAPPATTSLAFLPQDNNVVAIGRDDSTILIYNVRLAKVISKLEGHSKRVSSLAFSKALNLLVSSGADSQILVWNVKGWEKHRSGFLQIPDEKKHEALLDTHVQFHQDQTRFLVVHESCLSIYEARDLECLKQWVRGDLVPISQATFSCDSQMVYATFVDGSVSIFDASRLELHCRITSTAYLPFSSCDDGYPLVIAAHPQKPNQFAVGLSNGGVIVFEPLNPAGKWSTLPPYEDGSEGAMPVESDVD; encoded by the exons ATGTCTACTCTCAATAAAGAGCTTGTCTTTTTAATTTTACAGTTCCTCAATGAGGAAGGTTTCAAAGGAGCTGCTCACAT GCTTGAGAATGAAACTGGGTTTTACTTCAACATGGAATTTTTTGGGGAGTTGATACTTAGTGGGAGTTGGGATGAGGCTGAGAGGTATCTTGCTGGTTTCACTAAGTTAGATGACAATAGATGCTCGACCAAGATCTTTTTTGAGATCAGGAAGCAGAAGTTCCTCGAGGCATTGGACAA GAATGAACGTGCCAAGGCTTTAGATATCCTTATGAAGGATTTGAAAGTTTTTACACCAAATAACGAGGCCCTCTTCATGGAAATGACTCAGCTTTTGACATTAAACGATATAAG GGAACATGACTCACTCTCCATGTATGGAGATACAGAGTCTGCAAGGCAAATCTTGATGCTTGAAGTTAAGAAAATTATAGAGGCAAACCCCCTTTTCCATGACAAATTAAAATTTCCCAGCATTAGAAGTCAGAGATTACGCCGTCTCATAAATCAGGG CCTGAATTGGCAGCATATACATTGTACACTTCCTCAACCAAATCCCAATATAAGTACCCTTTTTGTGGATCATGTTTGTCTACCACCAGAGGATCAGTTACTTTCAACATCAAGTGATAACAATCTATTG GCCACATCAATGCCAGCACCAATATCCCCAGCCAGTTCTATATCTACACCATCAACCGTGTCTCATTCTGAAATTTCTAGCGGAGCCATCTGTCTTGGTGGTTCAACAAACCTAG ATGGATTGAAGAACACTAATGGATTATCTGAAATTTTTCCTTTAGAGACCTCTAATAAG GAAACATCAGCTGTCACACATCCTGGTGAAAGCTTTTTCAACATTGACAATGATTTCTCGACTGTCATTCATCCTGATCAAAGTATTTTCAAAATTCCTGATGACTTGCCCAAGAGTCGTCAGAAGAACAATACATTTGAAAGCTGCAGACAGATAAACAATACTGACTTGCCCAAGACTGTTGCAAGGATATTGAATGAGGGGTCATCTCCAATGAGCATGGATTTTCATCCTGTTAAACAAACTATTCTTCTAG TTGGAACTAATATGGGAGATATAGGATTGTGGGAAGTTAGTTCTGGGGAAAAGTTGCTGTCAAGGAATTTTAAGGTTTGGGATATTGGAGCATGCTCAATGAAATTCAAG GCAGCTCTTCTTAAGGATCCATGTGTTTCTGTTAATTGTATTGCATGGAGCCCTGAGGGTTCTTTATTTG GTGCTGCGTATTCGAAACACATGGTGCAAATATATTCTTATGTTGGTGCGAATGATGTCCAGCAGCAAATGGAG ATCGATGCTCATGTTGGTGGTGTAAATGACTTAGCATTCTCTGCCCCTGAGAAAaaacatttggtcataacttgcggTGATGATAAGATGATTAAG GTATGGGATGTCACTACTGGTGTCAGAATGTATAGTTTTGAAGGTCATGATGCTGCTATTTATTCTATCTGCCCTCATAGCAAGGAAGGCATTCAT TTTATCTTTTCAACATCAGTGGATGGCAATATAAAAGCATGGCTATATGATAACATGGGAGCCAGAGTTGATTATGATGCTCCTGGTCTGGGGTGTACATCAATGGCATATAGTGCTGATGATAAAAG GCTTTTCTCATGTGGGACCAGTAAATGTGGGGAGTCATTTCTTGTTGAATGGAATGAAAGTGAAGGTGCAATAAAGAGAATCTACCATGGATTGCAGAAGAATTCTTTGGCTGTAGTACAGTTTGATATAATGAAGAATCAATTCTTGGCTGCTGGTGATGAGCATGTAATTAAAATTTGGGATGTGGACAATGTTGATCTTTTCTCGACTATTGATGCAGATGGTGGATTACCT GCAAATCCACGTATTCGGTTCAACAAAGATGGCACATTGTTGGCTGTTTTTGCTAATGAAAACAGAATTAAGATTTTGGCTACTGATTGTGGTCTTCAGTTGCTGCACAAATCTGAAAACTGCTCAGTTGATGACTCTAGAGTTCTTTCTGATACTTTTAGGAAG CTTGCAATTAACCCAGCTTCAACTGTTACTTGTGCCGGAGTTGCTGATGAAGCACTGGAG AATGGGGACTCAAAAAGTTTGGAGGCTGTGAAATATGAATTTACTGGGAAAGCTGATCAGAATCTCTTTGAAATGAACAAGCGTTCTCAGTGCCAGACCTTGCGGCTTCCTTCATATATAAAAGCTAACAAG ATATCAAAATTGGCTTACAACAATGCAGGTAATGCCATTTTGGCATTGGCATCAAATGGTATTCATCTATTTTGGAAATGGCAACTTAATGACCTTAATATGAGTGGCAAG GCAACTACAGAAGTTCTCCCTCAACAATGGCAACCAAAGAGTGGCCCAAGGCTGATGACAAATGACCTTACAGACACAAAGTATGGAGAAACCCTTTCTTGTTTTGCTTTGTCCAAGAATGATTCATATCTCATGTCATCATCAGGAGGGAAGATATCCCTGTTCAACATGGTGACATTCAAG ACAATGCTGTGTATCAGGCCTGCACCACCTGCAACAACTAGTCTTGCTTTTCTCCCTCAAGATAACAACgtagttgctatagggagggacGACTCcacaattttaatatataatgttCGTCTAGCTAAG GTTATCAGTAAGCTTGAGGGTCATTCCAAGAGAGTATCTAGCCTTGCCTTTTCTAAAGCcctgaatttgcttgtttcttctGGAGCAGATTCTCAG ATTTTGGTGTGGAACGTTAAAGGGTGGGAAAAACACAGAAGCGGATTCTTACAGATTCCTGACGAGAAAAAGCATGAAGCATTATTGGACACCCATGTCCAGTTTCATCAGGATCAAACACGCTTCCTTGTTGTACATGAGAGTTGTCTCTCAATTTATGAAGCCAGAGATTTAGAATGTTTAAAGCAG TGGGTTCGAGGAGATCTTGTGCCAATCTCCCAAGCAACTTTCTCATGTGATAGCCAAATGGTGTATGCCACCTTTGTGGATGGAAGTGTATCTATATTTGATGCTTCACGTCTTGAACTACATTGTCGGATTACTTCCACTGCTTACCTTCCATTTAGTTCATG TGATGATGGTTATCCGCTAGTTATTGCTGCACATCCACAGAAACCAAACCAATTTGCAGTGGGGCTATCAAATGGTGGGGTGATTGTATTTGAGCCTCTAAATCCTGCTGGCAAGTGGAGTACGTTGCCACCATATGAAGATGGGTCAGAAGGTGCCATGCCTGTCGAATCTGATGTTGACTAA
- the LOC110672707 gene encoding topless-related protein 1 encodes MTSSLSRDLIFLILQFLDEEKLKETVHKLEQESGLFFNVKYFEELILNGNWDEVEKYLSGFTRVDDNRYSMKIFFEIRKQKYLEALDKHDRAKAVDILAKDLKVFSSFNEDLFKEITQLLTLDNFRENDQLSSYRDTKTARTIMLIELKKLIEANPLFRDKLQLPNIKGSRLRMLINQSLNWQHSLCGNTRQNPDIRTLFVDHNCRNSNDAYAHFAASNQFVGSAPKTEGFLPIVANGPFQPTSAPVPVQTPLTTWMSNPSTATHPVVSRGGLSFSSLNAGMAAMSKGHGDSDASRPRISGAQDRVMLPGNNSGQNHHVLAFNIIDDLPKTVARTLNQGSVPTSMDFHPIQQTLLLVGTGIGDISLWEVSSREKLVSKNFQVWDIGASSMILKASIIKDPCVAVKRILWSPDGSLFGVAHSKHMVQLYTYYGGQDIRHHLEIDAHIGSVNDLAFCNPNKQLSVITCGDDKTIKVWDVATGAKLYTFEGHDASVHSICPHSRENVHFIFSTSVDGKIKAWLYDSMGSRVDYDAPGHSCTTMAYSSDGKRLFSCGTSQEGESHMVEWNENEGSIKRTYQGFHKRSLGVVQFDTSKNRFIAVGDDYSIKFWDMDNPNILTAIDAEGGLPASPRIRFNKEGTLLAVSANDHRIKILATIDGLHLMRTFEGHSLIASRLGIASDTLTKNVDTRNLDDVKARLPEEPNPAKTWKLIEINDPSRLRLLRLSARVKPDKIARLIYTNSGSAILALALNGIHLLWKWTRTDPNLIGKVTTKINPQLLQPSSGTLMTNDLTDAKSEEAVPCFALSKNDSYIMSASGGKISLFNTMTFKTMTTFMSPPPAATYLAFHPQDNNIIAVGMDDSTIHIYNVRVDEIKCKLKGHSKRITGLAFTHVLNVLVSSGADAQIIVWSSDNWERQKNTSVQIPAGKTPAAMSNTQVQFHQDQIHFLMVHETQLAIYETTKLECKKQRIVGEFSAPISHATFSCDSQLVYGSFLDGILRIFTASNLEVRCQINPCSYFQSDIVSSTVYPLVIAANPQEPYQFAIGLTDGGVIVFEPLEFEGKWGVSPAVENGPATASGIPPPNPPIIALDQPQSLE; translated from the exons ATGACGTCTTCTCTTAGTAGAGACCTCATCTTCCTAATTTTACAGTttcttgatgaagaaaagttgaaAGAAACTGTTCACAA GCTTGAGCAAGAATCAGGATTGTTTTTTAATGTAAAGTACTTTGAGGAACTTATCTTGAATGGCAACTGGGATGAGGTTGAGAAGTATCTCTCTGGGTTTACTAGAGTGGATGATAACCGCTACTCTATGAAGATTTTTTTCGAAATCCGCAAGCAAAAGTATCTCGAGGCATTGGATAA GCATGATCGAGCCAAGGCTGTAGATATCCTAGCAAAGGATTTGAAGGTGTTTTCCTCTTTCAATGAAGACTTATTCAAGGAAATTACTCAACTCCTCACATTGGATAATTTCCG GGAAAATGATCAACTCTCCAGTTATAGGGACACAAAGACAGCAAGAACAATTATGCTGATTGAGCTCAAGAAGCTTATTGAGGCCAATCCACTTTTCCGTGATAAATTGCAACTTCCTAACATAAAAGGCTCAAGGTTGCGGATGCTTATCAACCAAAG CTTGAATTGGCAGCATTCCCTTTGTGGAAATACAAGGCAAAATCCTGATATAAGAACACTCTTTGTGGACCACAATTGTAGAAATTCCAATGATGCATATGCCCATTTCGCTGCAAGCAATCAATTCGTAGGTTCTGCTCCAAAAACTGAAGGTTTCCTTCCAATAGTTGCAAATGGG CCATTCCAACCTACGTCAGCACCAGTACCAGTACAGACTCCTCTGACCACATGGATGTCTAATCCCTCAACTGCAACTCATCCAGTAGTTTCTAGAGGTGGATTAAGTTTCAGCAGCCTAAATGCAG GTATGGCTGCAATGTCAAAGGGTCACGGCGATTCTGATGCTTCTAGACCAAGGATATCTGGAGCTCAAGATAGG GTAATGTTGCCAGGAAATAATTCTGGTCAAAATCATCATGTCTTGGCTTTTAATATAATTGATGACTTGCCCAAGACTGTGGCGCGTACATTAAATCAGGGTTCTGTTCCCACAAGCATGGACTTTCATCCTATTCAGCAAACTCTACTTCTTG TTGGAACTGGTATTGGGGACATTAGCTTGTGGGAAGTTAGTTCTAGGGAGAAGTTGGTCTCCAAAAATTTTCAGGTATGGGATATTGGAGCGAGTTCAATGATACTGAAG GCATCTATAATCAAAGATCCATGTGTTGCTGTTAAACGCATATTATGGAGTCCTGATGGTTCTTTATTTG GAGTTGCACATTCCAAACATATGGTACAGTTATACACCTATTACGGTGGACAAGATATCAGGCATCATTTGGAG ATTGATGCTCATATTGGAAGTGTAAATGATCTAGCATTCTGCAACCCCAACAAGCAACTCTCTGTTATTACTTGTGGTGATGACAAGACCATCAAG GTTTGGGATGTGGCTACTGGTGCAAAACTGTATACATTTGAAGGTCATGATGCTTCTGTACATTCTATATGCCCTCACTCTAGGGAAAACGTTCAT TTTATCTTTTCAACATCAGTGGATGGAAAAATAAAGGCATGGTTATATGATTCAATGGGATCCAGGGTTGATTATGATGCTCCTGGTCACTCATGCACCACAATGGCCTACAGTTCTGATGGGAAAAG GCTATTTTCATGTGGGACAAGTCAAGAGGGAGAGTCGCACATGGTGGAatggaatgaaaatgaaggttccATAAAAAGAACATATCAAGGGTTTCATAAACGTTCTTTGGGAGTTGTTCAATTTGACACTAGCAAGAACAGGTTCATAGCTGTTGGTGATGATTACTCAATCAAATTTTGGGATATGGATAATCCCAATATCTTGACAGCCATTGATGCTGAGGGAGGACTACCA GCAAGTCCACGAATCCGATTCAACAAGGAAGGCACTTTATTGGCAGTTTCTGCAAATGATCATAGAATCAAAATCTTGGCAACTATTGACGGGCTACATTTGATGCGCACATTCGAAGGCCATTCTCTTATTGCTTCTAGACTTGGAATAGCATCCGACACTTTAACAAAG AATGTTGATACTAGAAACTTGGATGATGTAAAAGCAAGATTACCTGAAGAACCAAACCCAGCAAAGACATGGAAGCTCATTGAGATTAATGATCCTTCCCGGCTTCGGTTGCTGAGGCTCTCAGCTCGTGTTAAACCAGATAAG ATTGCAAGGTTGATCTACACAAATTCAGGCTCTGCCATCTTGGCACTGGCGTTGAATGGCATTCACCTACTTTGGAAGTGGACGCGAACAGACCCCAATTTAATTGGGAAG GTGACAACCAAGATTAACCCTCAACTGTTGCAACCATCTTCTGGCACATTAATGACCAATGATCTAACAGATGCTAAATCAGAAGAGGCTGTGCCCTGCTTCGCTTTGTCTAAGAATGATTCCTACATTATGTCAGCATCTGGAGGGAAAATTTCCTTGTTCAACACCATGACATTTAAG ACAATGACAACATTCATGTCTCCGCCACCTGCGGCAACATATCTTGCTTTCCATCCTCAAGATAATAATATAATTGCAGTAGGCATGGATGATTCCACAATACACATTTATAATGTTCGCGTGGATGAG ATTAAGTGCAAGCTTAAGGGCCACTCTAAGAGAATTACTGGCCTTGCCTTCACCCATGTGCTGAATGTGCTTGTTTCCTCTGGGGCTGATGCTCAG ATTATTGTGTGGAGCTCTGACAATTGGGAAAGACAAAAGAACACTTCGGTGCAAATTCCAGCAGGGAAGACGCCTGCGGCAATGTCAAACACCCAAGTTCAATTTCACCAGGACCAGATCCACTTCCTTATGGTACATGAGACTCAGCTTGCCATATATGAAACAACAAAGCTTGAATGCAAAAAGCAG CGGATTGTTGGAGAATTTTCAGCACCAATCTCTCATGCAACATTCTCATGTGATAGCCAGCTAGTGTATGGTAGCTTCTTGGATGGAATTCTGCGCATATTTACTGCATCCAATCTTGAAGTGCGGTGTCAAATTAACCCTTGCTcttattttcaatcagatattgtcAG TTCTACAGTATACCCGCTTGTGATAGCTGCAAATCCCCAAGAACCTTACCAATTTGCCATA